ACTTCGCGCAGAACCTGGACGGCGACACCGCGGCCCTGAGCAGCGACATCCACCGCATCGCCCCGCTTGCACTGATCGGCATCGACGAGGAGGGCGGCAGCGTCACCCGCCTGGAGACCTCCACTGGTTCCACCCTCCCGGGGGCGGCGCAGCTCGGGATGCTGGACGACGTGGAGGACACGCGCGCCACCGGGTACGAGATCGGGCGCCGCGTCGCCGCGATCGGCGCGGATGTCGTGATCGCACCCGTCGCCGATGTGAACACCGACCCGCGCAACCCCGTCATCGGCGTGCGGGCGTTCGGCTCGACCACCGACCTCGTCTCCCGGCATGTGGCGGCGGCCGTGCGCGGCATCCAGTCCACCGGCGTCGCAGCGTGCGCCAAGCACTATCCCGGGCACGGCGACACGCACACCGACTCGCACCACGACCTGCCGCGCCTGACGCTGAGCCAGGACGAGATCGACCGCGTGCACGTGCCGCCGTTCGCGGCAGCGGTGGATGCCGGCGTGCTGTCGATCATGACCGCGCACATCGCTGCACCGCAGTGGGGCGACGCGCCTGCCACGCTCAATCCGCTCGTGCTCGGCCGCCTGCGTGCGAGCGGCTTCGACGGTGTGATCGTGACGGACGCACTCGACATGGCCGCGATCCGCGAGACGGTCGGCATCGGCGGGGGAGCCGTGCGTGCGCTCGCGGCCGGTGCCGACCTGCTCTGCATCGGCAACCCGACGAATCCGGGCGAGCGGATGCTGCCGGACCAGGACGAACTGGACTACCTTCAGGCGCGCGATGCCATCGTCGTCGCGATCCGCTCCGGCCGACTGCCGCGGGCGCGCGTCCAGGAAGCGGCGCGTCGGGTCGCCGCGATGGCCGAGGTCGTCCGCTCCCGCGGCCCGGTCGCGGAGATGCCGTTCGACCCGGATGCCATCGCCGATCGCGCCCTGCGGATCGACGGCGCGTACGCCGCCTTCGACGATGCCCCGACCACGGTGCTCGACCTGCGTCGGGCGTCCAGCCTCGCCGTCGACAGTGCGGGCGCGCACGTCGCCCTGGCGCTCGCCGCCGGAGGGGAGATCTTCCGACTCGACGCGGATCGCGCATCGGATGCCGGGATCGACGCCGCGATCACCGGCGACGGACAGCGCGTGGTGCTCGTCGACCGCATCGATGCGGGTTCTCCGCAGCGGACAGTGCTCGACCGCATCCGCTCGGCCCTGCCCGGGGCCGTCGCCGTCAACGTGGGTCTGGCCGTCGATGACGCCGGCCCCACCGTCACCGCCTCAGCGGCGAGCCTGCTCGCGGCACGAGTCGCCCGCCGCGCCCTGCTGAACCCGCCCGCCTGAGTCCGCCCACCGCCCCGGAAGAGGAACCATCATGACCGACCGCGCAGAGCTGCGATCCACCCTCGAGACGTTCGCGACCGAGCGGGTGGATCCGCGCTTCGCCGATCTCGACACGCTCGACACGCGCGCGCAGGTGCGACTGATGGCCGAGCACGGCCACCGTGCGGTCGACGCGGTCGCCGAGGCGGGGGAGAGCATCGCGCGGGCCGTGGACGGGATCGTCGAGCGGATGCGTCAGGGCGGCCGACTGATCTACATCGGTGCAGGCTCTCCGGGCAGGATCGGCGTGCTGGACGCCAGTGAGATCCCGCCCACTTTCGGCGCCGATCCCGGTCTGGTCGTGGGCGTCATCGCCGGGGGAGAGCACGCGCTGCGCTCTGCTGTGGAGAACGCCGAGGACGACGCCCCTGCCGGGGCCGCGGCGCTCGCCGAACTCGAGGTCGGCCCACTGGACAGCGTGGTCGGCATCTCGGCATCCGGTCGCACGCCCTACGTGATCGGCGCGCTGCGTGCGGCGCGCGAACGCGGCGCACTCGCGATCTCGCTCGCCGGAAACAGGTCGGCGCAGATGTCCTCCGACGCCGACATCGCGATCGAGGCGGAGGCGGCTCCCGAGATCGTGGCGGGCTCCACTCGTCTGAACTCCGGCACCGCGCAGAAGCTCGTGCTGAACATGCTCTCCACCCTCGCGATGGTGCAGCTCGGCAAGGTCTACGGCAACCTCATGGTCGACGTGCGCTCCACCAACGAGAAGCTGCGCGCCCGCGCCGAACGCATCGTCATCGCCGCCACCGGATGCACCCCCGACGAGGCCGCGGCGGCGCTCGCCGCCGCGGATGGATCTGTGAAGCTCGCGATCGGGATCGTGGCGTCCGGCACCGACGCCCAGGCCGTGCGCGACGCGCTGAGCGCATCCGACGGACACCTGCGCGTGGCCCTCGGTGCGCTCGGTTCCCGCCCGGCATCCAGCCCGGCCGAGTAGCAGCCGAGTAGGCTTGAGCATCATGAACGACGCGCCCATCGGCATCTTCGACTCCGGAGTCGGCGGGCTGACGGTAGCCAGGGCCATCCGCGCTCAGCTGCCGCAGGAATCGCTCGTGTACATCGGCGACACCGCCCATTCGCCCTACGGTCCCAAGCCCATCGCCGACGTGCGACGGTACAGCCTCGAGGTGCTCGACACCCTCGTCGACCAGGGCGTGAAGATGCTCGTGATCGCCTGCAACACGGCATCCGCCGCCATGCTGCGCGACGCCCGCGAGCGCTACGACGTGCCCGTCGTCGAGGTGATCGGCCCCGCCGTGCGCCGGGCCGTCTCGACCACCCGCAACGGCCGCATCGGAGTCATCGGCACCGTCGGCACCATCGGCTCCCGCGCCTACCAGGACATGCTCGAGGTCAACGAGCGGCTCGAGGTGTTCACCGCCGCGTGCCCGCGCTTCGTCGAGTTCGTCGAGGCAGGCATCACCGGCACCCCCGAGGTGCTCGCCGTCGCCGAGGACTACCTCGCACCGCTGCGGGATGCCGATGTCGACACGCTCGTGCTCGGCTGCACGCACTACCCGTTCCTGCGCGGTGCGATCAGCTACGTGATGGGAGACGGCGTCTCACTGGTCTCCAGCGACGACGAGACCGCCGCCGACGTGTACCGTCAGTTGGTCAAGCGCGACCAGCTCGCCGCGTCGGATGCCGTGCCCAGCTACGTGTATGAGGCGACCGGTCAGTCGGCCGATGAGTTCACGATGCTCGCGAACCGCCTGATGGGGCACGAGGTGCGCGATGTGCAGCTCGTGCAGACCGGCGTCATCGACCTGCCCTACCTGGCCGACCTCGAAGCGGAATTCCCGCACACCTGAGCTCCGGCGCACACCTGAGCACCCCATCCGAGAGGACCCCCATGTCAGACATCGTCCGCGCCGACGGCCGCAGCACCGACCAGCTCCGCGAGGTGACCATCGAACGCGGCTGGTCCGCACACGCCGAGGGCTCTGCGCTGATCAGCTTCGGCGGCACCAAGGTGCTGTGCACCGCGTCGTTCACCAACGGCGTGCCGCGCTGGCTGACAGGCAAGGGGAAGGGGTGGGTCACCGCCGAGTACGCGATGCTGCCGCGGGCCACCAACAGCCGCAACGACCGCGAGAGCGTGAAGGGCCGGATCGGCGGGCGCACGCACGAGATCTCCCGCCTGATCGGCCGCGCCCTGCGCGCCGTCGTCGACACCAAGGCTCTGGGCGAGAACACGATCGTCATCGACTGCGACGTGCTGCAGGCCGACGGCGGCACGCGCACCGCCGCGATCACGGGCGCCTACGTCGCCCTCGCGGATGCGATCGAGTGGGGCCGCGAGAAGAAGTTCATCGGCAAGAACTCCACCCCGCTGCTGGACACGGTCGCCGCGGTCTCGGTCGGCATCATCGACGGCGAGCCCATGCTCGACCTGGCATACGTCGAGGACGTGCGCGCCGAGACCGACATGAACATCGTCGTCACCGGCCGTGGGCTGTTCGTCGAGGTGCAGGGAACTGCCGAAGGGGCGCCGTTCGACAAGCGCGAGCTGGATGCGCTGCTCGAGCTGGGTGTGAACGGCTGCGCCTCGCTCAAGGAGCAGCAGCTGGCGGCGCTGGCGGGCGCTTCGACAGGCTCAGGGTCCCAGGTTCGATGAAGGTCGTCCTCGCCACGCACAATCCGCACAAGGTCGCCGAGTTCCAGCAGATCGTCGCGGCCACGCGCCCCGATCTCGAGGTCGTCGGCTACGACGGGCCCGAGCCGGTCGAGGACGGCGTGACGTTCGCCGCGAATGCGCTGATCAAGGCGCGCGCGGCCGCCGCCCATACGGGGCTGGCGGCGCTGGCCGACGACTCCGGCATCTGCGTCGACGTGCTGGGCGGCTCGCCCGGTGTGTTCTCGGCCTACTGGGCCGGGCAGAAGAAGGATGCCGTCGCCAACCTCGAACTGCTGCTGGACCAGCTGCACGACGTCGCCGACCCGCACCGCACCGCG
Above is a genomic segment from Microbacterium sp. W4I4 containing:
- the murQ gene encoding N-acetylmuramic acid 6-phosphate etherase, producing the protein MTDRAELRSTLETFATERVDPRFADLDTLDTRAQVRLMAEHGHRAVDAVAEAGESIARAVDGIVERMRQGGRLIYIGAGSPGRIGVLDASEIPPTFGADPGLVVGVIAGGEHALRSAVENAEDDAPAGAAALAELEVGPLDSVVGISASGRTPYVIGALRAARERGALAISLAGNRSAQMSSDADIAIEAEAAPEIVAGSTRLNSGTAQKLVLNMLSTLAMVQLGKVYGNLMVDVRSTNEKLRARAERIVIAATGCTPDEAAAALAAADGSVKLAIGIVASGTDAQAVRDALSASDGHLRVALGALGSRPASSPAE
- the murI gene encoding glutamate racemase; translated protein: MNDAPIGIFDSGVGGLTVARAIRAQLPQESLVYIGDTAHSPYGPKPIADVRRYSLEVLDTLVDQGVKMLVIACNTASAAMLRDARERYDVPVVEVIGPAVRRAVSTTRNGRIGVIGTVGTIGSRAYQDMLEVNERLEVFTAACPRFVEFVEAGITGTPEVLAVAEDYLAPLRDADVDTLVLGCTHYPFLRGAISYVMGDGVSLVSSDDETAADVYRQLVKRDQLAASDAVPSYVYEATGQSADEFTMLANRLMGHEVRDVQLVQTGVIDLPYLADLEAEFPHT
- the rdgB gene encoding RdgB/HAM1 family non-canonical purine NTP pyrophosphatase, which translates into the protein MKVVLATHNPHKVAEFQQIVAATRPDLEVVGYDGPEPVEDGVTFAANALIKARAAAAHTGLAALADDSGICVDVLGGSPGVFSAYWAGQKKDAVANLELLLDQLHDVADPHRTAQFHSTIALVTPDGTERTVVGIWPGRLAKEASGEGGFGYDPIFIPDGQDPASERTVGQFTDAEKQSESHRARAFQALIPLLAAL
- a CDS encoding glycoside hydrolase family 3 protein, encoding MAQAELERLANAVLWPGFLGRTVPGWLADALANGLAGVVYFAQNLDGDTAALSSDIHRIAPLALIGIDEEGGSVTRLETSTGSTLPGAAQLGMLDDVEDTRATGYEIGRRVAAIGADVVIAPVADVNTDPRNPVIGVRAFGSTTDLVSRHVAAAVRGIQSTGVAACAKHYPGHGDTHTDSHHDLPRLTLSQDEIDRVHVPPFAAAVDAGVLSIMTAHIAAPQWGDAPATLNPLVLGRLRASGFDGVIVTDALDMAAIRETVGIGGGAVRALAAGADLLCIGNPTNPGERMLPDQDELDYLQARDAIVVAIRSGRLPRARVQEAARRVAAMAEVVRSRGPVAEMPFDPDAIADRALRIDGAYAAFDDAPTTVLDLRRASSLAVDSAGAHVALALAAGGEIFRLDADRASDAGIDAAITGDGQRVVLVDRIDAGSPQRTVLDRIRSALPGAVAVNVGLAVDDAGPTVTASAASLLAARVARRALLNPPA
- the rph gene encoding ribonuclease PH; the encoded protein is MSDIVRADGRSTDQLREVTIERGWSAHAEGSALISFGGTKVLCTASFTNGVPRWLTGKGKGWVTAEYAMLPRATNSRNDRESVKGRIGGRTHEISRLIGRALRAVVDTKALGENTIVIDCDVLQADGGTRTAAITGAYVALADAIEWGREKKFIGKNSTPLLDTVAAVSVGIIDGEPMLDLAYVEDVRAETDMNIVVTGRGLFVEVQGTAEGAPFDKRELDALLELGVNGCASLKEQQLAALAGASTGSGSQVR